In Acidimicrobiia bacterium, a genomic segment contains:
- a CDS encoding universal stress protein, with product MAQQIVIGVDGSEASLDALGAAADLAEQTGSQLAVVFVRDPGLAGAIAATEGAAEAVIMQTETELEATARARTVDALRDRRVEWTFDSATGDAAHELLNVALRRRASLIVVGGHRHSTVGGVVLGSVAQKLLRVSPISVLVFRQPSRERVAGAA from the coding sequence ATGGCGCAGCAGATCGTGATCGGCGTGGATGGCTCGGAGGCCAGCCTCGATGCGCTCGGCGCGGCGGCGGACCTCGCTGAACAGACGGGCTCGCAGCTCGCCGTCGTCTTTGTCCGCGACCCAGGACTCGCCGGAGCCATTGCGGCAACCGAGGGCGCGGCCGAGGCCGTCATCATGCAAACGGAAACGGAACTGGAAGCCACCGCGCGCGCACGGACCGTCGATGCACTTCGCGACCGCCGAGTCGAGTGGACCTTCGACTCGGCCACGGGCGATGCCGCACACGAACTCCTGAACGTCGCGCTGCGGCGCCGCGCGTCGCTGATCGTCGTCGGCGGGCACCGGCACAGCACGGTCGGCGGTGTCGTGCTCGGCTCGGTGGCACAAAAGCTTCTTCGGGTCTCACCGATCTCCGTGCTCGTGTTCCGTCAGCCCTCACGTGAACGCGTCGCCGGGGCCGCCTAA
- the ftsH gene encoding ATP-dependent zinc metalloprotease FtsH has protein sequence MARLLEHCSSPAKTPPPNDRPPAPAPPRPPSWRMVLVLVGVTLTALLLFLPSMTKSTPNHSYSYTTLLRVVAKNQVRNATIDANGKVTGQLRNRDDFTSQIPTALRDNQLAPLLAQHHVEVKGKGPQGTSVFSVLISFLPLLLFVGVFIWLGRRARRQITGGIMGFGGSRARLYDEDRPKTRFTDVAGYEGAKAEVQEVVDFLKHPERYEKAGAVGPKGVLMVGPPGTGKTLMARAVAGEAEVPFLALTGSSFVELFVGVGASRVRDLFADARKRAPSIIFIDEIDAIGGRRGGSLVSNDEREQTLNQLLAEMDGFDPDTGVVVIAATNRVETLDPALLRPGRFDRTVEIPLPNQAERAAILRVHVRDKRLTPDVDLAVVARGTPGFSGADLANLVNEAAINAVRAGRDLINADDFDRARDRLLLGRRDAMNALLPDEKHAVAVHESGHAVVAALSKHADPVAKVTILPAGQALGVTQQLPEDERHLYPESYLRDSLAVRLGGRAAEVLVLKEASSGAASDLAGATDLATKMVRDWGLSPRLGPIGFANSQPSGFSLDGVGRAPYAEATQQVIDEEVARLLREAEGTATELLRAHRSQFDRVVESLLQHETIDGSELLALLKTNGHDSTGPAVAEEPVPAGAPRGVQPTS, from the coding sequence ATGGCGAGACTCCTTGAGCATTGTTCGAGCCCGGCGAAGACGCCGCCGCCGAATGACCGGCCGCCGGCGCCGGCGCCGCCTCGGCCGCCCAGCTGGCGAATGGTCCTCGTGCTGGTCGGTGTGACCCTGACTGCTCTGTTGCTGTTCCTGCCGAGCATGACGAAGAGCACGCCGAACCACAGTTACAGCTATACGACGCTGCTTCGTGTGGTCGCGAAGAATCAGGTGCGCAACGCCACTATCGACGCGAACGGGAAGGTGACCGGGCAACTCCGAAACCGCGACGACTTCACCTCCCAGATCCCCACTGCCCTTCGTGACAATCAGCTCGCACCGCTGCTCGCGCAGCACCACGTCGAGGTGAAGGGCAAAGGTCCCCAGGGCACGTCGGTGTTCTCGGTGTTGATCAGTTTCCTCCCGCTGCTGCTCTTCGTAGGCGTCTTCATCTGGCTCGGGCGTCGCGCGAGGAGGCAGATCACCGGCGGGATCATGGGCTTCGGCGGATCGAGAGCCCGCTTGTACGACGAAGACCGTCCGAAGACCCGCTTCACCGATGTGGCCGGTTACGAGGGAGCCAAGGCTGAGGTGCAGGAAGTCGTCGACTTCTTGAAGCATCCGGAGCGCTATGAGAAGGCCGGCGCGGTGGGGCCGAAGGGGGTGTTGATGGTCGGACCGCCCGGAACGGGCAAGACGCTCATGGCGCGGGCCGTCGCCGGCGAGGCCGAGGTGCCGTTCCTCGCGCTGACCGGGTCGAGCTTTGTCGAGTTGTTCGTCGGCGTCGGCGCGTCGCGCGTTCGAGACCTTTTCGCGGACGCGAGGAAGCGCGCACCGTCGATCATCTTCATCGACGAGATCGACGCCATCGGTGGTCGACGGGGCGGCTCGCTCGTGTCGAACGACGAACGGGAGCAGACCCTCAATCAGCTCCTGGCGGAGATGGACGGCTTCGATCCCGACACGGGTGTGGTGGTCATCGCGGCGACGAACCGGGTAGAAACGCTCGACCCGGCGCTGTTGCGCCCAGGACGCTTCGACCGGACGGTCGAGATCCCCCTGCCTAATCAGGCCGAGCGGGCCGCGATCCTGCGTGTCCACGTTCGGGACAAGCGCCTGACCCCAGATGTCGACCTCGCGGTTGTGGCGCGTGGCACGCCGGGCTTCTCGGGTGCGGATCTCGCGAACCTCGTGAACGAAGCTGCCATCAACGCCGTACGAGCCGGGCGGGACCTGATCAACGCCGACGACTTCGATCGCGCCCGCGACCGGCTCCTGCTCGGACGCCGCGACGCGATGAACGCACTCTTGCCCGATGAGAAACACGCTGTCGCAGTCCACGAGTCAGGTCACGCAGTGGTCGCCGCATTGTCAAAACACGCCGATCCCGTGGCGAAGGTGACGATCTTGCCCGCCGGCCAGGCTTTGGGTGTAACGCAGCAGCTTCCGGAGGACGAGCGGCACCTGTACCCCGAGAGCTATCTGCGCGATTCGCTTGCGGTCCGTCTCGGTGGCCGTGCCGCAGAAGTACTCGTGCTCAAGGAGGCATCGAGCGGCGCGGCGAGCGACCTCGCAGGCGCAACTGACCTCGCCACCAAGATGGTCCGCGACTGGGGACTCTCCCCACGGCTTGGCCCGATCGGGTTCGCGAACAGCCAACCGAGCGGCTTCAGCCTGGACGGCGTCGGGCGGGCACCGTATGCGGAAGCGACGCAACAGGTCATCGACGAGGAGGTTGCCCGGCTTCTCCGTGAGGCAGAGGGAACTGCGACCGAGCTGCTGCGCGCCCACCGCTCGCAATTCGACCGGGTCGTGGAGTCGCTCCTCCAACACGAGACGATCGACGGCTCCGAGCTCCTCGCCCTCTTGAAGACGAACGGTCACGACAGCACCGGGCCAGCCGTCGCCGAGGAGCCCGTTCCCGCCGGAGCTCCTCGAGGCGTCCAACCGACAAGCTGA